One genomic segment of Clostridium saccharoperbutylacetonicum N1-4(HMT) includes these proteins:
- a CDS encoding ribose-phosphate diphosphokinase, translating into MITHGRNIKIFTGNSHCRLAQDIADILKIPVGQSRVSTFSDGEISVDINETVRGNDVFIVQSTSSPVNNNLMELLIMIDAFKRASAGRITAVIPYYGYARQDRKVKARDPITAKLVADLLTAAGANRVLTMDLHAPQIQGYFNIPVDHLLGAPILAQHFISKGLIDREDLVVVSPDLGSVTRARKFADNLHAPIAIIDKRRPKANVCEIMNIIGDIEGRTCILIDDMIDTAGTITNAANALKNLGAKNIYACCTHGVLSGPAMDRINNSSIEELVMLNTIPLNEENDNHKIRSISVAPLFAEAIKRIYDDEPISKLFEYEQ; encoded by the coding sequence ATGATAACACATGGTAGAAATATAAAAATATTCACTGGAAATTCGCATTGTAGGCTTGCACAAGATATAGCTGATATTTTAAAAATTCCAGTAGGACAGTCTAGGGTTTCAACTTTTAGTGATGGAGAAATATCTGTTGATATAAATGAAACTGTTAGAGGAAATGATGTGTTCATAGTTCAGTCAACTTCATCTCCTGTTAACAATAACTTGATGGAATTGTTAATTATGATTGATGCATTTAAGAGAGCATCAGCAGGGAGAATAACAGCAGTTATTCCATACTATGGGTATGCAAGACAGGATAGAAAAGTTAAGGCTAGAGATCCCATAACAGCAAAGTTAGTTGCAGATTTATTGACAGCAGCTGGTGCAAATAGAGTTCTAACTATGGATTTACATGCGCCTCAGATTCAAGGGTATTTTAATATTCCAGTTGATCATTTACTTGGAGCTCCAATATTGGCTCAACACTTTATATCTAAAGGATTAATTGATAGGGAAGATCTTGTAGTTGTTTCGCCAGATTTAGGAAGTGTGACTAGGGCTAGAAAGTTTGCGGATAATTTACATGCGCCAATAGCTATTATAGATAAAAGAAGGCCGAAAGCTAATGTTTGTGAAATAATGAATATTATAGGTGATATTGAGGGTAGAACATGCATATTGATTGATGATATGATAGATACTGCTGGAACTATTACTAATGCAGCAAATGCACTTAAAAATTTAGGGGCAAAGAATATTTATGCATGTTGTACTCATGGCGTGTTATCAGGACCAGCAATGGATAGGATAAATAATTCATCAATTGAAGAATTGGTAATGTTAAATACAATTCCATTGAATGAGGAAAATGATAACCATAAAATAAGATCAATTTCTGTTGCACCTTTATTTGCAGAAGCAATAAAAAGGATTTATGATGATGAACCAATAAGTAAATTATTTGAGTATGAACAATAG
- the mfd gene encoding transcription-repair coupling factor, translating into MRLKGLIEPLENSIEFQNIIGSFENKKFPVGIYGASESGRGYIISGIFENIDKSMIIITQSDMEAKNLYEDLIFYTNEVYYFPIREMVFYNIDAISGDLRWARLKVINEILNKQKKIIVTSVEAFSAKYTPHNLFLDYSMQLKVGKEIDITEVSGKLIQSGYERVEMVEGKGQFSLRGGILDVFPTCSTYAYRVELFGDEIESIRTFNTESQRSIEKVKKVDIFPAKEVIILDEALKSGSAKLKDEFNDIASKDKDDERIEKLRKILNRNLESLEETGSFEAIDSYLPYFVEEPESLFDYFKDYFFVMDNVQRCKGKLDSTYLEFEENFTAFSQRGDIFPGQGNLLINKEEILEVFEDKNLAFFEALTKTTDWLKPRVSVNTVQVTLNNYQGQLDLLIDDILSKKNLGYKTLILSGTRARGERLVGTLRDRGIESVYRDDVDKIEYGEVVITFGNQLKGFEYPEYKICVISDREVFGEAKRKLKASKSKRKGISKISSFAELKPGDYVVHASHGVGVYKGIKQIDVAGHKRDYLDIVYDKGDKLYVPVDQLDLIQKYIGSEGKAPKVNKLGSAEWQKAKAKARKSINEIAEDLVKLYAMRSTVKGHKFSKDTEWQKQFEDEFPFEETPDQLTSIEEIKLDMESEKPMDRLVCGDVGYGKTEVALRAAFKAVMDGKQVAILVPTTILAEQHYKNIKNRFSDFPIKIDMISRFKTTKQQKETLQKVKEGNLDILIGTHRLVSKDIQFKDLGLLIVDEEQRFGVKQKEKIKGIKKNVDVLTLSATPIPRTLHMSLSGVRDISVIETPPEERYPIQTYVVEQNDQLIRDAILREIGRNGQVYFVYNRVEDIERMAKYVQALVPESKVGVAHGQMAERQLENVMIDFMSGEYNVLVCTTIIETGMDIQNVNTIIIYDADKMGLSQLYQLRGRVGRSNRIAYAYLLYTKDKVLTEVAEKRLKALKDFTELGSGFKIAMRDLEIRGAGNMMGSSQHGHMASIGYDLYCRMLEDTVKLIKGEIQKEPIETTLDIKVDAFIPESYIEDEIQKIEIYKKIAVIEGLEDYNDIKEELEDRYSKIPEPVYNLMDIAYIKSQAKSIFIEEIKETPKEMLFKFAENESDYKNIFKILMEKYKNSVVLKFGSNPYFAFKIKCVKKENVLEFLKEVFNDIIL; encoded by the coding sequence ATGAGATTAAAAGGGTTAATAGAGCCCTTAGAAAATAGTATAGAGTTTCAAAATATTATAGGCAGCTTTGAGAATAAGAAATTTCCTGTTGGTATATATGGTGCATCTGAATCTGGAAGAGGATATATTATAAGTGGGATATTTGAAAATATAGATAAATCCATGATAATTATAACTCAAAGTGATATGGAAGCAAAAAACCTTTATGAAGATTTGATTTTTTATACTAACGAAGTATATTATTTCCCAATAAGAGAAATGGTTTTTTATAATATTGATGCTATTTCTGGGGATTTAAGATGGGCAAGATTAAAAGTAATAAATGAAATTTTGAATAAGCAAAAGAAAATAATAGTAACTTCAGTAGAAGCTTTCTCAGCTAAGTATACGCCTCATAATTTATTTTTAGATTATAGTATGCAGTTAAAAGTAGGCAAGGAAATTGATATTACTGAAGTATCTGGAAAATTAATTCAATCTGGTTATGAGAGAGTAGAAATGGTTGAAGGAAAAGGACAGTTTTCATTAAGAGGTGGAATATTAGATGTTTTTCCAACATGTTCAACTTATGCATATAGAGTTGAGCTTTTTGGTGATGAGATTGAATCTATTAGAACTTTCAACACAGAATCTCAAAGGAGTATTGAAAAAGTAAAGAAAGTAGATATTTTTCCTGCAAAAGAAGTTATTATCTTAGATGAAGCATTAAAATCAGGAAGTGCTAAACTTAAAGATGAATTTAATGATATTGCTTCAAAAGATAAAGATGATGAAAGAATAGAGAAATTAAGAAAAATATTAAATAGAAATTTAGAGTCGTTAGAGGAAACGGGATCATTTGAAGCTATAGATAGTTACTTACCATACTTTGTAGAAGAGCCAGAAAGTCTTTTTGATTATTTTAAAGACTATTTTTTTGTTATGGATAATGTTCAAAGATGTAAAGGAAAGTTAGATTCTACATACTTGGAATTTGAAGAAAATTTTACGGCTTTTTCACAAAGAGGAGATATATTTCCAGGACAAGGAAATTTATTAATTAATAAAGAAGAGATATTAGAAGTATTTGAAGATAAAAATCTTGCTTTTTTTGAAGCATTAACTAAAACAACAGATTGGTTAAAACCAAGAGTGTCAGTAAATACTGTTCAAGTGACTTTGAATAATTATCAAGGTCAATTAGATTTGTTAATTGATGATATTTTAAGTAAGAAAAACTTAGGATATAAAACATTAATATTATCAGGAACAAGAGCTAGGGGAGAACGTTTAGTTGGGACTCTAAGGGATAGAGGAATAGAAAGCGTTTATAGGGATGATGTTGATAAAATTGAATATGGTGAAGTTGTAATAACGTTTGGAAATCAATTAAAAGGATTTGAATATCCAGAATATAAAATTTGTGTAATATCAGACAGAGAAGTTTTTGGAGAAGCTAAAAGAAAATTAAAAGCTAGTAAATCAAAAAGAAAGGGTATTTCTAAAATAAGCAGCTTTGCAGAATTAAAGCCTGGAGATTATGTAGTTCATGCTAGTCATGGTGTTGGTGTTTACAAGGGAATTAAACAAATTGATGTTGCAGGTCATAAAAGAGACTATCTGGATATTGTATATGATAAAGGAGATAAATTATATGTTCCTGTAGATCAACTGGATTTAATTCAAAAATATATTGGAAGTGAAGGTAAAGCTCCAAAGGTAAATAAACTTGGAAGTGCTGAGTGGCAGAAGGCTAAGGCAAAAGCCAGAAAATCAATTAATGAAATAGCTGAAGATTTGGTCAAACTTTATGCTATGAGGAGCACTGTAAAAGGACATAAGTTTTCTAAGGATACTGAATGGCAGAAACAATTTGAAGATGAGTTTCCATTTGAAGAAACGCCAGATCAATTAACATCTATAGAAGAAATTAAATTAGATATGGAATCAGAAAAACCAATGGACAGACTTGTATGTGGAGATGTTGGTTATGGTAAAACAGAAGTGGCTCTAAGAGCTGCATTTAAAGCTGTTATGGACGGAAAGCAAGTTGCAATTTTGGTTCCAACAACTATTTTGGCTGAACAGCATTATAAGAATATCAAAAATAGATTTTCTGATTTTCCTATAAAAATAGATATGATTAGTAGATTTAAGACAACTAAACAACAGAAGGAAACTTTACAAAAGGTTAAAGAAGGGAATTTGGATATTTTAATAGGAACTCATAGATTAGTTTCTAAGGATATCCAATTTAAAGATTTAGGGTTACTAATTGTAGATGAAGAACAAAGATTTGGTGTAAAACAAAAGGAAAAAATTAAAGGAATAAAGAAAAATGTTGATGTTTTAACTTTAAGTGCAACACCGATTCCAAGAACTCTTCATATGTCATTAAGTGGTGTTAGAGATATTTCTGTAATAGAAACACCGCCAGAAGAACGATATCCTATTCAAACTTATGTTGTTGAACAGAATGATCAGCTTATAAGAGATGCTATACTTAGGGAAATTGGAAGAAATGGGCAAGTGTATTTTGTATACAATAGGGTTGAAGATATTGAAAGAATGGCAAAGTATGTTCAAGCTTTAGTTCCTGAAAGTAAAGTTGGAGTTGCACATGGACAAATGGCAGAGAGACAACTTGAAAATGTAATGATTGATTTTATGTCAGGAGAATATAATGTACTAGTTTGTACAACAATAATAGAAACTGGAATGGATATTCAAAATGTTAATACAATAATAATTTATGATGCTGATAAAATGGGACTTTCTCAACTATATCAATTAAGAGGTAGAGTTGGTAGATCTAATAGAATTGCATATGCTTATCTTTTATATACAAAGGATAAAGTATTGACAGAAGTTGCAGAGAAGCGTCTTAAAGCATTGAAAGATTTTACAGAATTAGGCTCTGGCTTCAAAATAGCAATGAGGGATTTAGAAATTAGAGGTGCTGGAAATATGATGGGATCATCGCAACATGGTCATATGGCATCTATAGGGTATGATTTATATTGCAGAATGCTTGAAGATACAGTTAAACTTATAAAAGGAGAAATTCAAAAGGAACCAATAGAAACAACTTTAGACATAAAGGTTGATGCATTTATACCTGAAAGTTATATAGAAGATGAAATTCAAAAAATTGAAATTTATAAAAAAATAGCTGTAATTGAAGGGTTAGAAGATTACAACGATATAAAGGAAGAATTAGAAGATAGGTATTCTAAAATACCAGAACCAGTATATAATTTAATGGATATTGCATATATAAAAAGCCAAGCCAAGTCTATTTTTATAGAAGAAATAAAGGAAACTCCAAAAGAAATGCTTTTTAAGTTCGCTGAAAATGAGAGTGATTATAAGAATATATTCAAAATTTTAATGGAAAAATATAAAAATAGTGTGGTGTTAAAATTTGGCTCTAATCCATATTTTGCATTTAAAATAAAATGCGTAAAGAAAGAAAATGTGTTAGAATTTTTAAAAGAAGTTTTTAATGACATAATATTGTAA
- the glmU gene encoding bifunctional UDP-N-acetylglucosamine diphosphorylase/glucosamine-1-phosphate N-acetyltransferase GlmU, with the protein MYKCALVLAAGQGKRIKSDLPKVLHKVCGKEMLKHVIDSIRSADIDDIDVIIGKGADLVKERIEDKKVSYSLQAEQLGTGHAVKCALEFLKGKKGVVGIFAGDTPLIKQSTIEKLFNEHIENQNSATILSAIVDDPTGYGRIVRGKSNEVLKIVEHKDCNEEELKINEMNSAIYCFDIELLVDALGKINNNNNQGEYYLTDVIEILKSNNKKVGAVITDFEETIGVNSRVQLAQAEEILRNRINLMHMENGVTLIDPKTTYIESDVEIGKDTIIYPNNILEGNTKIGSNCLIYQNSRIVNSVIGEEVDIQASVILDSNIGDNTTVGPFAYIRPETTIGKHARIGDFVEIKKSTIGDGTKVSHLTYIGDAEVGAECNFGCGTVVVNYDGKNKNKTIIGDHSFVGCNANLVSPVTIHDNTYIAAGSTITSEVKEGELAVARAKQRNISGWVEKKGLKK; encoded by the coding sequence ATGTATAAATGTGCACTAGTTTTAGCTGCTGGTCAAGGTAAAAGGATAAAATCAGATTTACCTAAGGTATTACATAAAGTATGTGGTAAGGAAATGCTAAAACATGTTATAGATTCAATAAGAAGTGCTGATATTGATGATATAGATGTAATTATAGGAAAAGGTGCTGACCTTGTTAAAGAAAGAATAGAGGATAAGAAGGTATCGTATTCATTACAAGCTGAACAATTGGGGACTGGGCATGCGGTTAAGTGTGCTCTAGAATTTTTGAAAGGAAAAAAAGGGGTAGTAGGAATTTTTGCAGGTGATACTCCTTTAATAAAGCAATCAACAATTGAAAAATTGTTTAATGAACATATTGAAAATCAAAATTCAGCTACAATATTAAGTGCGATTGTTGATGATCCAACTGGATATGGCAGAATTGTAAGAGGAAAAAGTAATGAAGTATTAAAAATTGTTGAGCATAAAGATTGTAATGAAGAAGAACTAAAAATCAATGAAATGAATTCAGCTATATATTGTTTTGATATTGAGTTATTAGTGGATGCTTTGGGAAAAATAAATAATAATAATAATCAAGGAGAGTACTATCTTACTGATGTTATAGAAATATTAAAATCTAATAATAAAAAAGTTGGTGCTGTTATAACTGATTTTGAAGAAACTATAGGAGTGAATTCTAGAGTTCAGTTAGCACAAGCAGAAGAAATTCTTAGAAATAGAATAAATCTTATGCATATGGAAAATGGTGTTACCTTAATAGATCCTAAAACAACATATATAGAAAGTGATGTTGAAATAGGAAAGGATACAATAATTTATCCGAATAATATATTAGAAGGCAATACTAAGATAGGAAGTAATTGTTTAATTTATCAAAATTCAAGAATTGTTAATAGTGTAATTGGAGAAGAAGTAGATATTCAAGCTTCAGTTATATTAGACAGTAATATTGGAGATAATACAACAGTTGGACCTTTTGCATATATAAGACCTGAAACTACAATAGGTAAACATGCTAGAATTGGAGATTTCGTAGAAATAAAGAAATCAACTATAGGTGATGGCACTAAAGTTTCACATTTAACTTATATAGGAGATGCAGAAGTTGGAGCTGAATGTAATTTCGGGTGCGGGACAGTAGTTGTAAATTATGATGGTAAAAACAAAAATAAGACAATTATAGGAGATCATAGCTTTGTAGGTTGTAATGCTAATTTAGTGTCACCTGTTACAATACACGATAATACTTATATTGCAGCAGGATCAACTATTACTTCTGAAGTTAAGGAAGGTGAACTTGCAGTTGCTAGAGCTAAACAAAGAAATATTAGTGGATGGGTAGAAAAAAAAGGACTAAAAAAGTAA
- a CDS encoding peptidylprolyl isomerase, producing MKRIKKIIATIAMLTIAVSAMGCKMVEKTPEAIQNTVLATVGNEKITKGDLDKQVGPQLKQQFGDDYATNDKAKDQVKQAKQQGLTSLVNQKILLQEADKLGLKPSDDDLNKQVDDQINQYKAQYSGEGQFEGLLQQNGLTEDQLRKLMRDNFIIQAVQDNLMKDITVTDDDVQTYYNENKDSQFTVGAGATVSHILIAEKAGDGSVDFDASLTKANALKAKLDAGADFATLAKENSADPGSKDKGGDLGFQAYNTTQLVKEFVDGFKNLKEGEISAPVKSQYGYHIIKATGLKQAQVTPLDQVKDQIKSTLLQQNQNKAFTDKLAEWKTDLKVQTYEDRL from the coding sequence TTGAAAAGAATAAAAAAAATTATAGCAACAATAGCTATGTTAACAATTGCGGTATCTGCTATGGGGTGCAAAATGGTTGAAAAGACTCCAGAAGCAATACAAAACACAGTACTTGCAACAGTTGGAAATGAAAAAATAACAAAAGGTGATTTGGACAAACAAGTTGGTCCACAATTAAAGCAACAATTTGGTGATGATTATGCAACTAATGACAAAGCTAAAGATCAAGTAAAGCAAGCAAAACAACAAGGATTAACTAGCTTAGTAAATCAAAAAATACTATTGCAAGAAGCCGATAAGTTGGGTTTAAAACCATCAGATGATGATTTAAATAAGCAAGTTGATGATCAAATTAATCAATATAAGGCTCAATATTCTGGGGAAGGTCAATTTGAAGGACTTTTACAGCAAAATGGGTTGACAGAAGATCAATTAAGGAAACTCATGAGAGATAATTTCATAATTCAAGCTGTTCAAGACAATCTTATGAAAGATATAACAGTTACAGATGATGATGTTCAAACATATTACAATGAAAATAAAGACAGTCAGTTTACAGTTGGAGCTGGTGCAACAGTATCGCACATATTAATTGCTGAAAAAGCTGGTGATGGATCAGTAGATTTTGACGCATCGTTAACAAAAGCAAATGCTTTAAAAGCTAAATTAGATGCTGGGGCTGATTTTGCAACACTGGCAAAAGAAAATTCAGCAGATCCAGGAAGCAAGGATAAAGGTGGGGACTTAGGGTTCCAAGCATATAATACTACACAATTAGTTAAAGAATTTGTTGATGGATTTAAGAACTTAAAAGAAGGTGAAATCTCAGCGCCAGTAAAGAGCCAATATGGATATCATATAATTAAGGCTACTGGGTTAAAGCAAGCACAAGTTACACCATTAGATCAAGTTAAGGATCAAATTAAATCTACATTATTACAACAAAATCAAAATAAAGCTTTTACTGATAAGCTTGCAGAATGGAAGACAGATTTAAAAGTTCAAACTTATGAAGATAGATTATAG
- the pth gene encoding aminoacyl-tRNA hydrolase produces the protein MFLIVGLGNPGKEYEDTRHNIGFKVVDNIAKEYNIQINRQKFKGIYGEGFINGQKVILLKPTTYMNLSGESVREVVNFYNIENDEILIIYDDISLDVGKLRIREKGSAGGHNGIKSIIAHLGSEVFSRIKIGVGQPNSDLVKHVLGKFSKEEMVTLDESIEAATNATAEIIKNDVKTAMNQFNGFKASTIS, from the coding sequence ATGTTTTTAATTGTAGGCCTTGGAAATCCAGGTAAGGAATACGAAGATACAAGGCATAATATAGGGTTTAAAGTTGTTGATAATATAGCTAAAGAGTATAATATTCAAATAAATAGGCAAAAATTTAAAGGTATATATGGGGAAGGTTTTATTAATGGTCAGAAAGTAATACTATTAAAACCAACAACATATATGAATTTGAGTGGTGAAAGTGTAAGGGAAGTAGTAAACTTCTATAATATAGAGAATGATGAAATATTAATTATATATGATGATATAAGTTTAGATGTAGGTAAATTAAGAATAAGAGAAAAGGGAAGTGCAGGCGGTCATAATGGTATAAAGAGTATTATAGCACACCTAGGAAGTGAAGTTTTTTCAAGGATAAAAATAGGCGTAGGACAACCTAACTCAGATTTAGTTAAACACGTTTTGGGTAAATTTTCAAAAGAAGAAATGGTTACTCTAGATGAGAGTATAGAGGCAGCAACAAATGCAACTGCCGAAATTATAAAAAATGATGTTAAAACAGCTATGAATCAATTTAATGGGTTTAAAGCAAGTACAATAAGTTAA
- a CDS encoding HAMP domain-containing sensor histidine kinase — MKNGSLLQKLIITFTIILTIVLVSLAWILSMWFRISYFSEKRMQFERDGEYIANAVKEYNFEKSREQLDKLQTIVNVSSVGANSVITVSDEFNYVYMRSVTEESNNIEGSIKILDKDKELLVNGKPIEYINEHYMYVYPIIDDFEFKGYIVMTAPLSTISKQLHKIYIIVWISALGAMIFAALVLSLVSKKILINPLAEINKAAKRFANGEVNRRVSIYSKDEIGQLANSFNIMAESLEKVENNRRDFISNVSHELRSPMTSIKGFIAGIIDGVIPKEKEGYYLDIVYTEIKRLTRLISDLLDLSAIDSGKLKFNMKKININELVRLCVINNEQSIKEKNIMLNVELQDENCYVKADEDKTMQVITNLLDNAIKYCGNNGIIKISTYRKGAKVFVQIYNNGPKIPDDEMIYIWSRFYKSDKSRTNKVSSGLGLSIVRMILIQQGEEIWAENNCDEGVTFTFSLTKYKNNRLDKQN, encoded by the coding sequence ATGAAAAATGGAAGTTTACTTCAAAAACTAATAATTACATTTACAATAATTTTAACTATAGTACTAGTATCATTAGCTTGGATTTTATCAATGTGGTTCAGAATATCTTATTTTTCAGAGAAAAGAATGCAATTTGAACGGGATGGGGAATATATAGCTAATGCAGTTAAGGAATATAATTTTGAAAAAAGCAGAGAGCAATTAGATAAATTACAAACAATAGTAAATGTATCTAGCGTTGGAGCAAATTCAGTTATTACTGTTTCAGATGAGTTTAATTATGTATATATGAGATCTGTAACTGAAGAGAGCAATAATATAGAAGGAAGCATAAAGATACTAGATAAAGATAAGGAGCTACTTGTTAATGGAAAGCCTATAGAATATATTAACGAACATTATATGTATGTTTATCCAATAATTGATGATTTTGAATTTAAAGGATATATAGTAATGACAGCTCCTTTATCAACAATAAGTAAGCAATTACATAAAATTTATATTATTGTGTGGATATCTGCGCTAGGAGCTATGATATTTGCAGCTTTAGTGTTATCGTTAGTTTCAAAAAAAATATTAATTAATCCATTAGCAGAAATCAATAAAGCTGCTAAAAGATTTGCAAATGGAGAAGTAAATAGAAGAGTTAGTATATACTCTAAAGATGAAATTGGTCAGTTAGCTAATTCATTTAATATAATGGCTGAATCATTAGAAAAAGTCGAAAATAATAGAAGAGATTTTATATCAAATGTTTCACATGAATTGAGGTCTCCAATGACATCTATAAAGGGATTTATTGCTGGAATAATTGATGGTGTAATTCCTAAAGAAAAAGAAGGGTATTATTTAGATATAGTTTATACTGAGATAAAAAGACTCACAAGATTAATTAGCGATTTACTAGACTTATCAGCAATAGATTCTGGCAAATTAAAATTTAATATGAAAAAAATTAATATAAATGAGTTAGTCAGGCTATGTGTTATAAATAATGAGCAAAGTATAAAAGAAAAGAATATAATGCTTAACGTAGAGTTACAAGACGAAAATTGTTATGTGAAAGCAGATGAAGATAAGACAATGCAAGTAATAACGAATCTCTTAGATAATGCTATCAAGTACTGTGGGAATAATGGAATTATAAAAATTAGTACATATCGTAAGGGTGCAAAAGTGTTTGTACAAATATATAATAATGGACCTAAAATTCCAGATGATGAAATGATATATATATGGAGTAGATTCTATAAATCAGATAAATCTAGAACCAATAAGGTTAGTAGTGGACTTGGTTTATCAATAGTAAGAATGATACTTATTCAACAAGGGGAAGAGATATGGGCTGAAAATAATTGCGATGAGGGAGTTACTTTTACATTTTCACTTACGAAATATAAAAATAACAGATTAGATAAACAAAACTAG
- the spoVT gene encoding stage V sporulation protein T, which translates to MKATGIVRRIDDLGRVVIPKEIRRTLRIREGDPLEIFTDRDGGVILKKYSPIEELTNFSKEYCESLQQVIGNVVLIADKDAFVSISGAPKKDYLERKVSSELEQIMTGRKTVLLSKANNSVIPLHNDDDEKAYSSQVISPIIAEGDEIGAVIILSKEDDAELGEVETKLVETAASFLGKQMEQ; encoded by the coding sequence ATGAAGGCAACAGGAATTGTTAGAAGAATTGATGACTTAGGAAGAGTGGTAATACCAAAAGAAATAAGAAGGACTCTAAGAATTAGAGAAGGAGATCCACTAGAAATTTTTACAGATAGAGATGGTGGTGTAATTCTAAAAAAATATTCACCAATTGAAGAGCTTACTAATTTTTCTAAAGAATATTGCGAAAGTTTACAACAAGTTATTGGAAATGTTGTATTAATCGCTGATAAAGATGCTTTTGTTTCAATAAGCGGAGCACCGAAAAAAGATTATTTAGAGAGAAAAGTAAGCAGTGAATTAGAACAAATAATGACTGGAAGAAAGACTGTATTATTAAGCAAAGCGAACAATTCAGTAATCCCATTACATAATGATGATGATGAAAAAGCATATTCTAGTCAAGTTATATCACCAATTATAGCAGAAGGTGATGAAATTGGAGCTGTAATTATTTTATCAAAAGAAGATGATGCAGAACTTGGTGAGGTTGAAACTAAACTAGTTGAAACAGCAGCATCATTTTTAGGAAAACAAATGGAACAATAA
- a CDS encoding response regulator transcription factor: MDGFATKVLIVDDDENISEVIDMYLKSSGYSTKIALNGKEAQELYLDYNPDIVLLDVMIPYIDGIDILKWIRKQKETPVIMITAKGDTFDKVLALEIGADDYIVKPFEPKELLARVKAVLRRYSSENMKDEVIRLSDLSIDSMSYKVIYNGEEVKMPPKEFELLYYLANNRNKVFTRDQLLCEVWGYDYPGDSRTVDVHIKRLREKLSGGEQWEIQTVWGVGYKFEVN; the protein is encoded by the coding sequence GTGGATGGATTTGCAACAAAGGTTTTGATTGTTGATGATGATGAGAATATTAGCGAAGTAATAGATATGTATTTAAAAAGTTCAGGTTATAGTACTAAAATTGCATTAAATGGTAAAGAGGCACAAGAACTATATTTGGATTATAATCCGGATATAGTATTACTTGATGTTATGATACCTTACATAGATGGAATTGATATTTTAAAATGGATAAGAAAGCAGAAAGAAACTCCTGTTATAATGATTACTGCAAAGGGAGATACTTTTGATAAGGTTTTAGCATTAGAAATTGGTGCAGATGATTATATAGTAAAGCCTTTTGAACCCAAGGAATTATTGGCTAGAGTTAAAGCTGTATTAAGGAGATACTCATCTGAAAACATGAAAGATGAGGTAATTAGGTTAAGTGATTTATCAATTGATTCAATGTCCTATAAAGTAATTTATAATGGAGAAGAAGTAAAAATGCCACCAAAAGAATTTGAATTACTTTATTATTTAGCTAACAATAGAAATAAAGTTTTTACAAGAGATCAATTACTTTGCGAAGTTTGGGGATATGATTATCCAGGCGATTCTAGAACTGTGGATGTTCATATAAAAAGATTGAGAGAGAAACTAAGTGGTGGAGAACAATGGGAAATACAAACTGTATGGGGTGTTGGCTATAAATTTGAGGTGAACTAG